A portion of the Rhodococcus pseudokoreensis genome contains these proteins:
- a CDS encoding MauE/DoxX family redox-associated membrane protein yields the protein MQRESVTPRPSQKPALRLAALLLGAGTMHFVAPKFFDSTVPTQLPGDARTYTYVSGVAELAIGTALAVPRTRRLGGGLAALLFVAVFPANINMAADWLKSPKTTTVQKTGALLRLPLQIPLVTEALKARRHA from the coding sequence ATGCAACGAGAGAGCGTCACACCAAGACCGAGCCAGAAGCCCGCACTCCGTCTCGCCGCACTGCTGCTGGGCGCGGGCACGATGCACTTCGTCGCCCCGAAGTTCTTCGATTCCACGGTCCCCACACAGTTGCCGGGCGACGCCCGCACCTACACCTACGTGTCCGGGGTCGCCGAACTCGCCATCGGCACCGCGCTGGCCGTGCCGCGCACGCGCAGGCTCGGTGGCGGTCTCGCCGCACTGCTGTTCGTCGCCGTCTTCCCCGCCAACATCAACATGGCAGCGGACTGGCTGAAGAGCCCGAAGACGACGACCGTGCAGAAAACCGGTGCGCTGCTGCGTCTTCCGCTGCAGATCCCGTTGGTCACCGAGGCCCTCAAAGCTCGGCGTCACGCCTGA
- a CDS encoding ATP-dependent DNA helicase UvrD2: MMDAMSAAGAAEVTTTGLDPEQSAAVLAPRGPVCVLAGAGTGKTRTITRRIAHLVASGHVAAGQVLAVTFTARAAGEMRGRLRSLGIGDGGAQVQARTFHAAALRQLRYFWPQVIGDTEWRLLDRKFAVVSSAAGRVGLSTSTESIRDLASEIEWAKASLIAPEDYPRAVAKLRREAPVDAAKVAEVYHGYEQLKARGQDGMLLDFDDLLLHTAAALEEHSAVAEEFRDRYRCFVVDEYQDVTPLQQRVLDAWLGERDDLTVVGDANQTIYSFTGATPNYLLDFSRRFPEATVVRLERDYRSTPEVVSMANRVIGAARGRIAGTRLQLIGQRDSGPEPSFVEFDDEPAEAAGVARTIKRLIASGTPAAEIAVLYRINAQSEVHEQALTKLDIPYQVRGGEGFFTRTEVRQAVAALRQAAGRDDLPDAVGADLVTLVRAVLVPLGLTDAEPAGAQARERWASLSALVALTEEQLTQDPELTLDALLRELSLRAEARHPPVVQGVTLASLHAAKGLEWDAVFLVGLTDGTLPIQHVLGDSNSAPDEAAVEEERRLLYVGVTRAREHLQMSWALSRNEGGRKSRRRSRFLHGLIPEDSPASRIAAPVKSNKKRPRCRLCGKQLIGTTATMLGRCEGCPSNIDMELLESLRSWRLEKSRELKVPAYVVFSDNTLTALAEQRPQDDRGLVAIPGIGAKKLEQFGEDVLGVIKGSGSH; encoded by the coding sequence ATGATGGACGCCATGTCAGCAGCCGGCGCAGCAGAGGTGACGACTACCGGTCTCGATCCCGAACAGTCCGCAGCGGTCCTCGCTCCCCGGGGGCCGGTGTGCGTGCTGGCGGGTGCCGGAACAGGCAAGACCCGGACCATCACCCGGCGGATCGCGCACCTCGTGGCCAGCGGGCACGTCGCCGCGGGGCAGGTGCTGGCGGTCACGTTCACGGCGCGCGCGGCAGGCGAGATGCGCGGGCGGCTGCGCAGCCTGGGGATCGGCGACGGGGGAGCGCAGGTCCAGGCGCGCACGTTCCACGCCGCCGCGCTGCGGCAGTTGCGGTACTTCTGGCCGCAGGTGATCGGCGACACGGAATGGCGGCTGCTGGACCGCAAGTTCGCGGTCGTGTCGTCCGCCGCCGGACGGGTCGGGCTGTCCACCAGCACGGAGAGCATCCGGGACCTGGCGAGTGAGATCGAGTGGGCCAAGGCGTCGCTGATCGCGCCCGAGGACTACCCGCGTGCGGTGGCGAAGTTGCGCCGGGAGGCGCCGGTCGACGCCGCGAAGGTCGCCGAGGTGTATCACGGCTACGAACAGCTCAAGGCCCGCGGCCAGGACGGGATGCTCCTCGATTTCGACGACCTCCTGCTCCACACGGCGGCGGCACTCGAAGAGCATTCGGCGGTCGCCGAGGAGTTCCGCGACCGTTACCGCTGCTTCGTCGTCGACGAATACCAGGACGTCACCCCGCTGCAGCAGCGTGTCCTCGACGCCTGGCTCGGGGAGCGGGACGACCTCACCGTCGTCGGCGACGCCAACCAGACCATCTACTCGTTCACCGGCGCCACACCGAACTACCTACTCGACTTCTCGCGCCGGTTCCCCGAGGCCACCGTCGTGCGCCTCGAGCGCGACTACCGGTCGACCCCCGAGGTCGTGTCGATGGCGAACCGGGTGATCGGAGCGGCGCGCGGCCGGATCGCGGGCACCCGTCTGCAACTGATCGGGCAGCGCGACTCCGGGCCGGAGCCGAGTTTCGTCGAGTTCGACGACGAACCGGCCGAAGCAGCCGGGGTGGCGCGCACGATCAAGCGGCTCATCGCGTCCGGCACCCCGGCGGCGGAGATCGCGGTGCTGTACCGGATCAACGCCCAGTCCGAGGTGCACGAGCAGGCGCTGACGAAACTCGACATCCCGTACCAGGTGCGCGGCGGCGAGGGCTTCTTCACCCGCACCGAGGTGCGTCAGGCCGTGGCGGCGCTGCGCCAGGCCGCGGGCCGCGACGACCTACCCGACGCGGTCGGCGCCGACCTGGTCACGCTCGTCCGTGCCGTCCTCGTCCCGCTCGGGCTGACGGACGCCGAACCGGCGGGTGCGCAGGCCCGCGAGCGGTGGGCCTCCCTGTCGGCGCTCGTCGCGCTCACCGAGGAACAGCTGACCCAGGATCCGGAGTTGACCCTCGACGCGCTGCTGCGCGAGCTGAGTCTGCGGGCGGAGGCGCGGCACCCACCCGTCGTGCAGGGTGTGACCCTCGCGTCCCTGCACGCCGCGAAGGGGCTCGAATGGGACGCCGTGTTCCTCGTCGGCCTCACCGACGGAACGCTGCCCATCCAGCACGTGCTCGGCGACTCCAACTCGGCGCCCGACGAAGCCGCCGTCGAGGAGGAACGCCGGTTGCTGTACGTCGGGGTCACCCGCGCCCGCGAGCACCTCCAGATGTCGTGGGCGCTGTCCCGGAACGAGGGCGGCCGCAAGTCGCGGCGCCGTTCGCGGTTCCTGCACGGACTTATCCCCGAAGACTCGCCTGCCTCGCGGATCGCGGCGCCCGTCAAGAGCAACAAGAAGCGTCCACGGTGCCGGCTCTGCGGAAAACAGCTGATCGGGACGACCGCGACCATGCTCGGTCGCTGCGAGGGATGCCCGTCGAACATCGACATGGAACTGCTCGAATCGCTGCGGTCGTGGCGGCTCGAGAAGTCGAGGGAGCTGAAGGTCCCGGCGTACGTGGTGTTCAGCGACAACACGTTGACGGCTCTCGCCGAGCAGCGGCCGCAGGACGACCGCGGACTCGTCGCGATCCCCGGGATCGGTGCGAAGAAGCTCGAACAGTTCGGTGAAGACGTCCTCGGTGTGATCAAGGGAAGCGGCAGTCACTGA
- a CDS encoding mycoredoxin, producing the protein MTATDTPALTIYSTTWCGYCRRLKTQLDESGIGYVEIDIEDDPASAEFVGSVNGGNHVVPTVKFADGSTATNPSLAQVKQLLGV; encoded by the coding sequence GTGACTGCTACCGACACCCCCGCCCTGACCATCTACTCCACCACCTGGTGCGGCTACTGCCGGCGCCTGAAGACGCAGCTGGACGAATCCGGCATCGGCTACGTGGAGATCGACATCGAGGACGATCCGGCGTCGGCGGAGTTCGTCGGCAGCGTCAATGGCGGCAACCACGTTGTTCCCACCGTCAAGTTCGCCGACGGCAGCACCGCGACCAACCCGTCGTTGGCACAGGTCAAGCAGCTTCTCGGCGTCTAG
- the nudC gene encoding NAD(+) diphosphatase — protein MTAFRLNDTPLLSRSAVGRAEELRSDTDALRAGWRDALLLRVNHRGQVRVGDDGLVFADATELGPEPKPGAVFLGIRKDRHVWAVRVQALTGELADLRILGGTLDDADAGVLTGALAMLNWHDSAGFSALDGAASEPTMSGWSRISTSTGHEEFPRTDPAVICLVHDGGDRVLLARQPTWPPRRFSILAGFVEAGESLETCVVREIKEEVGVDVRDVRYLGSQPWPFPRSVMIGFAAVGDPDAPLTFADGEIAEARWFTRDEVRTALELGDWASDTDATLLLPGSISIARGIIESWAAAATES, from the coding sequence GTGACTGCATTCCGGCTCAACGACACCCCGCTCCTGTCCCGCTCCGCCGTCGGGCGGGCCGAGGAATTGCGTTCGGACACGGACGCGCTGCGAGCGGGCTGGCGAGATGCGCTGCTGCTGCGCGTCAATCACCGCGGACAGGTGCGGGTGGGGGACGACGGTCTGGTGTTCGCGGATGCCACCGAACTCGGCCCCGAACCGAAACCGGGGGCCGTGTTCCTCGGCATCCGCAAGGACCGGCACGTGTGGGCGGTGCGGGTGCAGGCGCTGACCGGCGAACTGGCCGATCTCCGGATTCTGGGCGGCACGCTGGACGACGCCGACGCGGGTGTGCTCACCGGCGCCCTCGCGATGCTCAACTGGCACGACAGCGCGGGTTTCAGTGCGCTCGACGGCGCGGCGTCGGAGCCGACGATGTCGGGGTGGTCGCGGATCTCGACGAGCACCGGGCACGAAGAATTTCCCCGTACCGATCCGGCGGTCATCTGCCTCGTGCACGACGGCGGGGATCGTGTGCTCCTGGCCCGGCAGCCCACGTGGCCGCCGCGGCGGTTCTCGATCCTGGCCGGATTCGTCGAGGCCGGTGAATCCCTCGAGACGTGCGTCGTCCGGGAGATCAAGGAAGAGGTGGGCGTCGACGTCCGTGACGTGCGCTACCTCGGCAGCCAGCCGTGGCCGTTTCCCCGTTCGGTGATGATCGGGTTCGCGGCCGTCGGCGATCCCGACGCCCCGCTGACGTTCGCGGACGGCGAGATCGCCGAGGCCCGGTGGTTCACCCGGGACGAGGTGCGCACGGCACTCGAACTCGGCGACTGGGCGTCGGACACCGACGCCACGCTGCTGCTCCCGGGCTCGATTTCCATCGCGCGCGGAATCATCGAGTCCTGGGCTGCGGCAGCGACGGAGTCCTAG
- a CDS encoding WhiB family transcriptional regulator, translated as MRAEENDVSTVTCRGVSETSTATSGFVQIATARGDLPCRVDDPDLWFADTPTELEQAKALCASCPIRSRCLDAALDRGEPWGVWGGEIFDQGVVIARKRPRGRPRKTPALVCA; from the coding sequence ATGAGAGCAGAGGAGAACGACGTGTCTACCGTGACATGCCGAGGGGTATCCGAAACCTCAACCGCCACAAGCGGATTTGTTCAGATAGCTACCGCACGTGGTGACCTGCCGTGCCGGGTCGACGACCCCGACCTGTGGTTCGCGGACACGCCCACCGAGCTGGAGCAGGCGAAGGCGCTGTGCGCGTCCTGCCCGATCCGCTCCCGCTGCCTCGACGCTGCCCTCGATCGAGGTGAGCCGTGGGGAGTGTGGGGTGGGGAGATCTTCGACCAGGGTGTCGTGATCGCCCGCAAGCGTCCGCGTGGACGTCCCCGCAAGACGCCGGCGCTGGTGTGCGCGTAG
- a CDS encoding ATP-dependent helicase: MTIRIDPVELAIGLGQHPPTPEQAAVIAAPLGPTLVVAGAGAGKTETMAARVVWLVANGVVDPEAVLGLTFTRKAAQQLTARIRRRLARLAGSDLLRRVDPSGDLRSRILAGEPEVSTYHSYAGRLLSEHGLLLPIEPSATLLSETELWQLAHRVVSSWDGDLDTDRNPASVTEAVLALAGQLSEHLVEPDDLREAHTELDKLVHTLPAGPRQRGGPGKELLDILDTQHRRVELLPLVQRLADTLRREGALDFGSQMSLAARVAADHPEVGLAERTRFRVVLLDEYQDTGHAQRVLLSSLFGGGLDGELALTAVGDPMQSIYGWRGASAANLPRFATDFPLTNGDPAPTLELLTSWRNPPEALALANMASASLRERGVAVSMLRARPQAVPGDVRLALTGDVVQEREWVADRIAEQYADAADRGDDPPTAAVLIRRNADAAPIAEVLRSRGLPVEVVGLGGLLHTPEVADVIAMLRVVADPMAGSAAVRMLTGARWQIGAADLTALSRRASELAIGTGYGTTGAVTDSAALADAVGEALPGEHAEQAGLADALADPGPAERYSQVGYARITAVAAELASLRERIGQPLTELVAEVERVLGIGIEAQARTRQSARGSAGREHLDAFADVVAGYANRTSATVTGLLAFLSAAESVEKGLAPGEVEVDPHRVQVLTVHSAKGLEWEVVAVPHLTAGVFPSRTASGSWLGALGELPPSLRGDRARPGESADGVPVLDLENLYDRKDLEEAVKAHKSALAARRLDEDRRLFYVALTRTERVLFASGHHWAESGTEPKGPSEFLTELRDTVTDEQHEGIGTVDLWAPAPEPEEQNPLTSTPKSAVWPRDPLGLRRESVERGAALVVAALKNVGKQAPADEDDDPENWAADVDALLAEREARANARTEVVLPGQLSVSQLVELEADPDALAARLRRPLPFPPNPLARRGTAFHAWVERRFGATRLLDLDELPGAADTGAGPDADLATLQDAFLRSPWADRNPTEVEVPFETSVAGTVLRGRIDAVFTDPDGGWTVIDWKTGAEPSAANEKAVVMQLAAYRLAWAELMDVPIERVRAAFHYVRTGRTIAPDRLPGADALARLLRTAGAGGPDDGGPDDGGPEDDLRRDAEL; this comes from the coding sequence ATGACCATCCGCATCGATCCGGTGGAACTCGCGATCGGACTGGGACAGCATCCGCCGACCCCGGAACAGGCCGCGGTCATCGCGGCCCCCCTCGGCCCGACCCTCGTCGTCGCGGGGGCAGGCGCGGGCAAGACCGAGACGATGGCGGCCCGCGTCGTGTGGCTGGTGGCCAACGGGGTCGTCGACCCCGAGGCGGTGCTGGGCCTGACGTTCACCCGCAAGGCGGCGCAGCAGCTGACCGCCCGGATCAGGAGACGCCTTGCCCGGCTCGCGGGTTCGGACCTGCTCCGAAGGGTCGATCCGAGCGGCGACCTGCGATCGCGCATCCTCGCCGGCGAACCGGAGGTCAGCACGTACCACTCCTACGCCGGACGGCTGCTGTCGGAGCACGGGCTCCTGCTGCCCATCGAACCGTCGGCGACGCTGCTGTCGGAGACGGAACTGTGGCAGCTGGCGCACCGGGTGGTGAGCTCGTGGGACGGCGACCTCGACACCGACAGGAATCCGGCGTCCGTCACCGAGGCCGTGCTCGCGCTGGCCGGGCAGCTCTCCGAGCACCTCGTCGAACCGGACGATCTGCGGGAGGCGCACACCGAACTCGACAAGCTCGTCCACACCCTGCCCGCCGGACCGCGGCAGCGCGGCGGTCCCGGCAAGGAACTGCTCGACATCCTCGACACCCAGCACCGCCGGGTCGAACTCCTGCCGCTGGTGCAGCGGCTCGCGGACACCCTGCGACGGGAAGGCGCGCTCGACTTCGGCAGCCAGATGTCGCTGGCGGCACGCGTGGCCGCGGACCACCCCGAGGTCGGCCTCGCCGAGCGCACCCGTTTCCGGGTGGTGCTGCTCGACGAGTACCAGGACACGGGACACGCGCAGCGGGTGTTGCTGTCGTCGCTGTTCGGCGGCGGCCTCGACGGCGAACTCGCGCTCACCGCGGTGGGCGATCCCATGCAGTCGATCTACGGCTGGCGTGGAGCGTCGGCCGCCAACCTGCCCCGCTTCGCCACGGATTTCCCACTGACGAACGGGGATCCGGCGCCGACGCTGGAACTGCTCACCAGCTGGCGCAACCCGCCGGAGGCCCTGGCGCTGGCCAACATGGCGTCGGCGTCCCTGCGGGAGCGGGGTGTGGCGGTCAGCATGCTGCGGGCGCGGCCGCAGGCCGTACCCGGGGACGTGCGGCTGGCCCTCACCGGCGACGTCGTGCAGGAACGGGAATGGGTGGCCGACCGCATCGCCGAACAGTACGCGGACGCCGCGGACCGGGGCGATGATCCGCCGACCGCCGCGGTGCTGATCCGCCGCAACGCCGACGCGGCACCGATCGCGGAGGTGCTGCGGTCGCGGGGTCTGCCGGTCGAGGTGGTCGGTCTCGGCGGTCTGCTCCACACGCCCGAGGTGGCCGACGTCATCGCGATGCTCCGGGTCGTCGCCGACCCGATGGCGGGCAGTGCCGCCGTCCGGATGCTGACCGGGGCTCGCTGGCAGATCGGAGCCGCCGACCTGACGGCGCTGTCGCGGCGAGCGTCCGAACTGGCCATCGGAACGGGCTACGGCACCACCGGCGCCGTCACGGATTCGGCCGCCCTGGCCGACGCCGTCGGCGAGGCGCTGCCCGGTGAACACGCGGAGCAGGCGGGGCTGGCGGACGCGCTGGCGGATCCCGGCCCCGCCGAACGCTATTCGCAGGTCGGCTACGCACGGATCACCGCGGTGGCGGCGGAGTTGGCGTCCCTGCGCGAGCGGATCGGGCAGCCGCTGACCGAACTGGTGGCCGAGGTCGAACGGGTGCTGGGGATCGGCATCGAAGCGCAGGCGCGAACGCGGCAATCGGCGCGGGGGAGTGCCGGGCGTGAACATCTCGACGCCTTCGCCGACGTCGTCGCCGGTTACGCGAACCGCACGTCGGCCACCGTCACGGGACTGCTCGCCTTCCTGTCCGCCGCGGAATCGGTCGAAAAAGGCCTGGCGCCCGGCGAAGTCGAGGTGGACCCGCACCGCGTCCAGGTGCTGACCGTGCACTCGGCGAAGGGGCTGGAGTGGGAAGTGGTGGCGGTGCCGCACCTCACGGCCGGCGTCTTTCCGTCGCGGACCGCGTCCGGGTCCTGGCTCGGTGCGCTCGGCGAACTGCCGCCGTCGCTGCGCGGAGACCGGGCGCGGCCGGGGGAGTCGGCCGACGGCGTGCCCGTCCTCGACCTCGAGAACCTGTACGACCGGAAAGACCTCGAGGAGGCCGTGAAGGCGCACAAGTCGGCGCTGGCGGCCCGCCGACTCGACGAGGACCGCCGGTTGTTCTACGTCGCCCTCACCCGCACGGAACGGGTGCTGTTCGCGTCGGGTCACCACTGGGCAGAATCGGGAACCGAGCCGAAGGGGCCGTCGGAGTTCCTCACCGAACTGCGCGACACGGTGACGGACGAGCAGCACGAGGGCATCGGCACCGTCGATCTCTGGGCGCCCGCACCCGAACCCGAGGAGCAGAACCCGCTGACCAGCACCCCCAAGTCGGCGGTGTGGCCGCGGGATCCGCTCGGGCTCCGCCGGGAGTCGGTCGAGCGCGGTGCGGCGCTGGTCGTCGCGGCGCTGAAGAACGTCGGCAAGCAGGCGCCGGCGGACGAGGACGACGATCCCGAGAACTGGGCGGCCGACGTCGACGCCCTCCTCGCGGAGCGGGAAGCGCGTGCGAACGCCCGCACCGAGGTGGTGTTACCCGGCCAGCTGTCGGTGAGCCAGCTCGTCGAACTCGAGGCCGACCCGGACGCCCTGGCCGCCCGGCTGCGGCGGCCGTTGCCGTTCCCGCCGAATCCGCTCGCCCGGCGCGGCACCGCGTTCCACGCCTGGGTCGAGCGCCGCTTCGGGGCCACCCGGCTGCTCGACCTCGACGAGCTGCCCGGTGCCGCCGACACGGGTGCGGGCCCGGATGCCGACCTCGCGACGTTGCAGGACGCGTTCCTGCGCTCGCCGTGGGCCGACCGCAACCCGACGGAGGTCGAGGTGCCGTTCGAGACCTCGGTGGCCGGGACCGTGTTGAGGGGACGGATCGACGCGGTGTTCACCGACCCCGACGGCGGATGGACGGTGATCGACTGGAAGACCGGTGCCGAACCGAGCGCGGCCAACGAGAAGGCCGTCGTGATGCAGCTCGCCGCGTACCGGCTGGCGTGGGCCGAACTGATGGACGTTCCGATCGAGCGGGTGCGCGCCGCATTCCATTACGTGCGGACCGGACGGACGATCGCGCCGGACCGTCTGCCCGGCGCCGACGCGCTCGCCCGTCTCCTCCGTACCGCCGGCGCCGGTGGTCCCGACGACGGTGGTCCCGACGACGGTGGTCCCGAGGACGACCTCAGGCGTGACGCCGAGCTTTGA
- a CDS encoding potassium channel family protein → MAGRLRERLTRSDTLTDRPDFALVGVLRIPELQTSPARAIYRRVGIALAALALAVLIVYIDRAGYRDVQDNELSLLDCIYYATVSLSTTGYGDITPFTPSARLVNVLLITPLRIFFLIVLVGTTLSALTASSRQAFKIQRWRQHVRNHTVVIGYGTKGRTAIDAMLGDDVPPSEIVVVDTDHAVLDSAASKGLVTVHGSATKSDVLRLAGAQNASAIIVAANRDDTAVLVTLTAREIAPKAKIVAAIRESENTHLLRQSGADSVVVSSETAGRLLGIATKTPSVVEMMEDLLTPEAGFAIAERPVERDEIGGSPRHLADIVLGVVRDGRLIRVGSPEVDSIEENDRLLYIRRVAN, encoded by the coding sequence ATGGCCGGTAGGCTGCGTGAGAGATTGACCAGGTCGGACACCCTCACCGACCGGCCGGACTTCGCGTTGGTGGGTGTGCTCCGGATTCCGGAGTTGCAGACGAGTCCGGCGCGGGCGATCTACCGCCGGGTGGGGATCGCCCTGGCGGCGTTGGCGTTGGCGGTTCTCATCGTCTACATCGACCGGGCGGGCTACCGCGACGTGCAGGACAACGAACTGTCGTTGCTCGACTGCATCTACTACGCGACGGTGTCGTTGTCGACGACGGGATACGGCGACATCACGCCGTTCACACCGTCTGCGAGGCTCGTCAACGTCCTCCTGATCACGCCACTTCGAATCTTCTTCCTCATCGTCCTGGTCGGTACGACTCTCTCCGCGCTCACGGCGAGCTCCCGGCAGGCGTTCAAAATTCAGCGTTGGAGGCAGCACGTGCGCAATCACACCGTGGTGATCGGCTACGGAACCAAGGGACGCACCGCGATCGACGCGATGCTCGGCGACGACGTTCCGCCGTCGGAGATCGTGGTGGTCGATACCGACCACGCCGTGCTCGACTCGGCGGCCAGCAAGGGCCTCGTCACGGTCCACGGATCCGCCACCAAATCGGACGTGCTCCGGTTGGCGGGCGCACAGAACGCGTCGGCCATCATCGTCGCCGCCAACCGCGACGACACCGCGGTGCTGGTGACGCTGACGGCGCGCGAGATCGCCCCGAAGGCGAAAATCGTCGCCGCGATCCGCGAATCCGAGAACACGCATCTGCTCCGGCAGTCCGGCGCCGACTCGGTGGTCGTGTCCTCCGAGACCGCGGGCCGGCTCCTCGGCATCGCCACGAAGACGCCGAGCGTCGTCGAGATGATGGAGGACCTCCTGACACCGGAGGCGGGTTTCGCGATCGCGGAACGTCCCGTGGAGCGGGACGAGATCGGCGGCTCCCCGCGTCACCTCGCGGACATCGTGCTCGGTGTGGTGCGGGACGGCCGGTTGATCCGGGTCGGCTCGCCGGAGGTCGATTCGATCGAGGAGAACGACCGACTGCTGTACATCCGTCGGGTCGCCAACTGA